Proteins encoded within one genomic window of Candidatus Zixiibacteriota bacterium:
- a CDS encoding PAS domain-containing protein: protein MDNTKKVTLTRPENTEDISRFTDSYAAFNRVINSLQRQYIELKDEFSAQNEQLARANQRLVELSERNLVATEFLNGILNSLSAGVIAVDRDGCITHFNPAAAAILQIGQAAVLGKSYRKTIPLGNAPKASALRATETGETVDSVERQVVLTNGRSVHLSVSTTLMRDAEGQLSGAVEVLHDLTRVKRMESELARLNTLAALGEMAATIAHEVRNPLNGIAGFAALLQRDLDEEDSRHKTATKIVKGVETLNKTVSTLLNYTRFEEINKTYLDMRKFLVDTVDRYTAENRGKIGDVSFEVDRSVNNESLSLQFDPILIKQAVINLLQNAVQAIKGEGVVGLEVKRWSVIEARRELGERLLLDNDETVVEVIVHDSGPGIKREYRERVFSPFFSIRKGGNGLGLAVVWKVVKAHGGEVFVDDGPLGGAAFHLLLPARCDSVSMEQTK, encoded by the coding sequence ATGGACAACACAAAAAAAGTAACGTTAACACGCCCCGAGAACACGGAAGATATTTCCCGTTTTACAGATTCCTATGCTGCTTTCAATCGAGTAATCAACTCACTCCAGCGTCAGTATATTGAACTCAAGGATGAGTTTAGTGCTCAAAACGAGCAGTTGGCACGCGCTAATCAACGCCTGGTGGAATTGAGCGAGCGCAACCTGGTTGCCACGGAGTTTCTGAATGGAATTCTTAACTCGTTGTCGGCCGGTGTGATCGCAGTTGATCGTGACGGTTGTATCACTCATTTTAATCCGGCCGCGGCTGCGATTCTGCAAATAGGACAGGCGGCAGTGCTGGGGAAGTCATACCGCAAGACTATTCCCCTGGGAAATGCCCCCAAAGCCAGCGCCTTACGAGCAACTGAAACGGGTGAGACGGTAGATTCTGTCGAGCGGCAGGTGGTGCTGACGAACGGTCGGTCGGTGCATCTATCGGTTTCAACGACTCTCATGCGTGATGCTGAGGGTCAGTTGTCGGGTGCGGTTGAGGTCCTTCACGACCTGACTCGGGTAAAGCGAATGGAGAGTGAGCTGGCGCGCCTGAATACCCTGGCGGCGCTGGGTGAAATGGCGGCCACGATTGCCCATGAGGTCCGCAATCCTCTAAACGGGATAGCCGGATTTGCGGCGTTGCTCCAGCGGGATCTGGATGAGGAGGATAGCCGTCACAAAACCGCGACCAAGATAGTGAAGGGGGTAGAGACACTGAATAAAACGGTGTCGACCCTTTTAAATTATACACGTTTCGAAGAAATTAATAAGACTTACCTCGATATGCGAAAATTCCTGGTGGATACGGTTGATCGGTATACCGCTGAAAATCGAGGGAAAATCGGTGATGTCAGTTTTGAGGTCGATCGTTCAGTTAATAATGAGTCGTTGTCGTTGCAATTTGATCCCATTCTGATCAAGCAGGCTGTGATTAATCTTCTTCAAAACGCAGTCCAGGCGATCAAAGGGGAAGGCGTTGTGGGTCTGGAAGTCAAACGCTGGTCGGTGATCGAAGCACGCCGTGAGCTAGGTGAGCGGCTGCTGCTTGACAACGACGAAACCGTAGTCGAGGTGATTGTTCACGATTCCGGCCCGGGAATAAAACGCGAATACCGGGAGCGAGTATTCTCGCCCTTTTTCTCGATTAGAAAAGGCGGCAACGGCCTGGGATTGGCCGTTGTCTGGAAAGTTGTCAAAGCTCATGGAGGCGAGGTTTTTGTCGACGACGGACCGTTGGGAGGGGCAGCTTTTCACCTGTTGCTGCCGGCCCGATGCGATTCAGTAAGCATGGAGCAAACTAAATGA
- a CDS encoding FliH/SctL family protein translates to MSRVLRHVIEAQSSVSIGESQINLSRQDKAEQQLRHILPEIEVLTDIHGAKLIPIQEIERISRFIDSERDGAFRRGREEGYQDGYSRGKSEGLTKSGEVVQNFEAAIKAAVNQRESMLQQAKQKIFDLVIQISRKVTFEAVEVDPETTIGMISGVIDTLIDRSRLKIKVNPDHLPLVEQHLNEFLKGNATIKEITFQADPRVKFGGCFIETPTGDVDARLESQMDVIEEVISRSESEQ, encoded by the coding sequence TTGTCTAGAGTACTGCGTCATGTTATCGAAGCGCAGAGCAGCGTTTCGATCGGTGAGAGTCAGATCAATCTCTCGCGTCAGGATAAGGCGGAGCAACAGCTTCGCCACATCCTGCCGGAGATCGAAGTGCTCACCGATATTCACGGAGCCAAGTTGATCCCGATCCAGGAGATCGAACGGATCAGTCGTTTTATCGACAGTGAACGAGATGGAGCCTTCCGTAGAGGACGTGAGGAAGGGTATCAGGACGGTTACAGCCGCGGTAAGAGTGAGGGACTGACCAAATCCGGTGAAGTGGTGCAGAATTTCGAAGCAGCGATCAAAGCTGCCGTGAATCAACGCGAAAGTATGCTCCAACAAGCCAAGCAGAAGATTTTCGATCTGGTAATTCAAATCAGCCGCAAAGTGACGTTCGAAGCCGTGGAAGTCGATCCCGAAACCACTATCGGGATGATATCCGGAGTGATCGACACTCTTATCGATCGCAGCCGTCTCAAAATCAAAGTCAATCCCGACCATCTGCCGCTGGTGGAACAGCATCTGAACGAATTCCTCAAGGGGAATGCAACAATTAAGGAAATTACCTTCCAGGCTGATCCGCGTGTGAAGTTCGGCGGTTGTTTCATCGAAACACCTACCGGCGACGTGGATGCACGGCTTGAATCGCAGATGGATGTAATCGAAGAAGTAATTAGCCGAAGCGAGTCGGAACAATGA
- the flgB gene encoding flagellar basal body rod protein FlgB, with product MADKIADFMFQKSGVSNLGKFMDVASFRHKLISGNIANASTPGYQSKDINFFEEFRRVTESSDELSGTMTHENHIPLGNHASKAPEVNEAKVTDGEMNSVDADKEISGLAQNELIYTVGARLLKDKFDSLRKAIETP from the coding sequence ATGGCTGATAAAATTGCTGATTTCATGTTTCAAAAGTCCGGAGTGAGCAACCTCGGCAAGTTCATGGATGTGGCTTCGTTTCGCCACAAATTGATTAGCGGGAACATTGCCAATGCCTCAACGCCCGGCTATCAGAGTAAGGATATCAACTTTTTTGAGGAGTTCCGCCGTGTAACCGAATCCTCGGATGAGCTAAGTGGAACCATGACTCACGAGAATCACATACCGCTGGGAAATCATGCGAGCAAGGCTCCGGAAGTCAACGAAGCCAAAGTGACCGACGGAGAAATGAACTCAGTCGATGCCGACAAGGAAATCTCCGGTCTGGCTCAGAATGAGTTGATCTACACCGTCGGAGCGCGTTTGCTCAAGGATAAATTCGATAGCCTTAGGAAGGCAATCGAGACACCGTAG
- a CDS encoding flagellar motor protein MotB, whose amino-acid sequence MPRHRSKADPKENQERWLLTYADMITLLLAFFIVMYSMSAVDAKKFGKMAEALNGVLRGGDNVVSKFDEPDPSKGHGLLKLGNLRMIQNKIEKRFDKLGRDQELKTEITERGLVVHIMESALFEEGSADLQGRALDILDMVAEEIVDIPNHVRVEGHTDDRDIHTVRFPSNWELSSSRATEVVKFFIENYGIDPWRVSALGYGEYRPIRPNNSIENRAVNRRVDVVILTMELSMKEPTANIYNLASGE is encoded by the coding sequence ATGCCCCGACACCGTTCCAAAGCTGATCCCAAAGAAAACCAGGAGCGCTGGCTGCTGACCTATGCCGATATGATCACGTTGTTGCTGGCGTTTTTTATCGTTATGTATTCAATGTCCGCGGTTGACGCCAAGAAATTCGGCAAAATGGCCGAGGCGCTCAACGGCGTTCTGCGGGGCGGCGACAATGTCGTATCCAAATTCGACGAACCGGATCCCAGCAAAGGACACGGCTTGCTTAAGCTGGGCAACCTGCGGATGATTCAGAACAAAATTGAGAAACGTTTCGATAAGCTCGGTCGTGATCAGGAACTCAAGACCGAGATTACCGAACGCGGTCTGGTGGTACATATAATGGAGTCGGCCTTGTTCGAAGAGGGTTCGGCCGATTTGCAAGGGCGGGCTCTCGATATTCTTGATATGGTCGCAGAAGAAATTGTCGATATTCCCAACCATGTCCGGGTGGAGGGGCACACCGACGATCGCGATATCCATACGGTACGGTTTCCGTCGAACTGGGAATTGTCGTCCTCACGCGCGACGGAAGTGGTTAAGTTCTTCATCGAGAACTACGGTATCGATCCCTGGCGCGTATCGGCCCTGGGGTATGGTGAGTACCGACCGATTCGTCCCAACAATTCAATTGAAAATCGAGCGGTTAACCGGCGAGTGGATGTGGTCATTCTTACTATGGAGTTATCCATGAAGGAACCGACCGCAAATATCTATAATCTCGCATCAGGTGAGTAA
- a CDS encoding MotA/TolQ/ExbB proton channel family protein, with the protein MDLATILGIITAIGAITGAFVLEGGSLDAIFLTAPILIVVGGTLGATTITTSMTAVLKIPTYLRIAAFRRRFDANRTIDLIVHLAEKARRDGILGLETLTRGMRDKFFKKAMQLVIDGTEVTALREILETEIAYKEERHKVGIYLFNKAGGFAPTMGILGTVLGLVHTLANATEADRMAASIASAFIATLWGVGLANLFFLPISDKLKLRHEEEVTHLELIMEGVIALQSGETPRNIRTRLISFVAPQKRRNEL; encoded by the coding sequence ATGGATCTAGCTACGATTCTCGGCATCATCACCGCTATAGGAGCTATTACCGGCGCTTTTGTGCTGGAAGGCGGCTCGCTTGATGCCATCTTTTTAACCGCCCCTATATTAATAGTGGTCGGCGGAACACTCGGGGCGACGACGATCACAACCTCGATGACAGCCGTTCTTAAGATTCCGACTTATCTGAGGATTGCGGCTTTTCGTCGGCGCTTCGATGCCAACCGCACTATCGACCTGATCGTTCATCTGGCCGAGAAAGCCCGTCGCGACGGCATTCTTGGTCTCGAGACGCTAACGCGCGGTATGCGTGACAAGTTTTTCAAAAAAGCGATGCAGTTGGTGATTGACGGCACGGAGGTGACGGCGTTGCGGGAGATTCTCGAAACGGAGATCGCCTATAAAGAAGAACGTCATAAGGTCGGGATCTATTTGTTCAACAAAGCCGGCGGATTTGCCCCCACGATGGGTATCCTCGGAACAGTTCTGGGGCTGGTTCATACCCTGGCCAATGCCACCGAAGCCGACCGCATGGCCGCTTCGATAGCCAGCGCGTTTATTGCCACGCTCTGGGGTGTAGGTCTGGCTAACCTGTTCTTTTTGCCGATTTCAGACAAGCTGAAACTTCGCCATGAAGAAGAAGTGACTCACCTGGAGCTGATAATGGAAGGTGTAATCGCGTTACAGTCCGGTGAAACGCCGAGAAATATCCGCACCAGACTGATCTCGTTCGTGGCTCCGCAAAAACGACGCAACGAGCTGTAA
- the fliE gene encoding flagellar hook-basal body complex protein FliE, with protein MKPGAININRVVPGLIEKLNPTQKTGSGSEITDGGGFAKELSKLIDSVNDLQMDSNKMQEAFLNGDPVELHQVMIKAEEAGVAMELLLEIRDKLVSAYNELSQMPM; from the coding sequence ATGAAACCGGGCGCAATCAATATCAACCGGGTCGTTCCCGGTCTGATCGAGAAATTAAACCCGACGCAGAAGACCGGCAGCGGTTCCGAGATAACGGACGGCGGCGGCTTCGCCAAAGAATTGTCGAAGCTGATCGATTCGGTCAACGATCTGCAAATGGATTCCAACAAGATGCAGGAAGCGTTCTTGAACGGGGATCCGGTAGAGCTGCATCAGGTGATGATCAAGGCCGAGGAAGCGGGAGTAGCCATGGAGCTGCTTCTGGAAATTCGGGATAAATTGGTTAGCGCATATAACGAACTGTCGCAAATGCCGATGTAG
- the flgC gene encoding flagellar basal body rod protein FlgC — MSGILGAIEISSQGLSVQRKKMNVVAENMANAETTRTPEGGPYRRQRVVVEQDEVKGTFNSMLNTASVKLARTSDRHMTSHGYRSTDGVDLPTVEGDAVVDPDAKFRLVYDPSHPDADEDGYVQMPDVEIVTEMVDMMAASRAYEANTVAISAAKNMAKDALDI; from the coding sequence ATGTCGGGAATACTTGGAGCGATTGAAATCTCATCGCAGGGCCTTTCGGTTCAGCGCAAAAAGATGAACGTGGTGGCCGAAAATATGGCCAACGCGGAAACGACGCGAACGCCCGAAGGTGGTCCCTACCGTCGCCAAAGGGTGGTAGTGGAACAGGATGAGGTTAAGGGTACTTTCAATTCAATGCTCAACACCGCTTCAGTCAAACTGGCGCGTACTTCCGACCGCCACATGACCAGTCATGGCTATCGTTCAACCGATGGCGTGGATTTGCCTACAGTCGAGGGAGACGCGGTCGTCGACCCCGATGCAAAATTCAGACTGGTCTATGATCCGTCGCATCCGGACGCCGATGAGGACGGCTACGTTCAGATGCCGGATGTCGAAATCGTAACCGAGATGGTGGACATGATGGCCGCCTCAAGGGCTTATGAAGCCAATACGGTAGCGATTTCGGCGGCGAAGAATATGGCAAAAGATGCTTTGGATATCTAA
- a CDS encoding sigma-54 dependent transcriptional regulator: protein MKYSVLVVDDDRLVHDFLIETLQRADYDCRGVYSGEEAIEEFEQRPTDIVLTDYKMDGMDGLEVIEAIKERSPETAVVMMTAFGTIETAVRAIKLGAYDFLLKPVMPEPLENMMNRITETLTLRSENASLRRDLASKYQNIVGKSKVMKEVFDLIESVASARSTVMITGPSGTGKELVARAIHQTSNRSEAPFIKLNCAALPENLVEAELFGFEKGAFTDAKKTRRGRFELADGGTLLLDEISEMPLNLQSKLLRVIQEREFERVGSSETIQVDVRLIATSNRNLKEYIAAGKFREDLFYRLNVIPIHLCPLEERAEDIPLLVQHFIDKYNTENDKEIRGIEPDALRLFMSYHWPGNVRELENLVERAVVTSKTNMLTDDDFPADLALGPIADDVPALKVPMKLEEGSKYLILKTLEKYNGNKTRAAEALGITTRTIRNKLAEYNMKDAFK, encoded by the coding sequence ATGAAATACTCAGTGTTGGTGGTAGACGACGACAGGCTGGTGCATGACTTCCTCATCGAAACGCTGCAGCGGGCAGATTACGACTGTCGCGGTGTCTATTCCGGGGAAGAGGCCATTGAGGAGTTCGAACAACGCCCGACGGACATAGTCCTGACTGACTATAAAATGGATGGAATGGACGGTCTGGAGGTGATTGAGGCAATCAAGGAGCGTTCTCCCGAAACGGCCGTGGTTATGATGACCGCGTTCGGAACGATCGAGACCGCAGTCAGGGCAATCAAGCTTGGGGCGTATGATTTCCTGCTCAAGCCGGTTATGCCCGAGCCGCTCGAAAATATGATGAATCGCATCACCGAGACACTCACTCTCCGCTCGGAAAATGCCTCGTTGCGTCGTGATTTAGCTTCCAAGTATCAGAATATCGTCGGTAAGTCAAAAGTGATGAAAGAGGTGTTTGACCTGATCGAATCGGTTGCCTCGGCTCGCTCGACGGTTATGATTACCGGTCCTTCCGGTACCGGAAAGGAATTGGTGGCACGGGCGATTCACCAGACCTCCAATCGGTCCGAAGCACCCTTTATCAAGCTTAACTGTGCCGCTTTGCCGGAGAATCTGGTTGAGGCAGAGCTTTTCGGATTTGAAAAGGGAGCTTTTACCGATGCCAAGAAGACGCGTCGAGGTCGTTTTGAACTGGCCGACGGCGGGACATTGTTGCTCGATGAAATCTCCGAGATGCCCTTGAATCTGCAATCCAAGTTGTTGCGCGTTATTCAGGAGCGCGAGTTCGAACGGGTTGGCTCGAGTGAAACGATCCAGGTTGATGTGCGCCTGATTGCCACTTCCAATCGCAACCTCAAAGAGTATATCGCTGCGGGCAAATTCCGTGAGGATCTTTTCTATCGTCTGAACGTAATCCCGATCCATCTTTGTCCGCTCGAAGAGCGAGCTGAGGATATCCCGCTGCTGGTACAGCATTTCATCGATAAATACAACACTGAGAACGACAAGGAGATTCGGGGAATCGAACCGGATGCCCTGCGTTTGTTCATGAGTTACCATTGGCCCGGTAATGTCCGCGAACTGGAAAATCTGGTGGAGCGGGCGGTGGTTACCTCGAAAACCAACATGTTAACCGATGATGACTTCCCGGCCGATCTGGCGCTTGGTCCGATTGCCGATGACGTTCCGGCCCTGAAAGTGCCGATGAAGCTCGAAGAAGGCAGTAAGTATCTGATTCTCAAGACGCTCGAGAAGTATAACGGCAACAAAACACGAGCGGCCGAAGCACTCGGGATTACTACGCGCACTATCCGCAACAAACTGGCGGAATATAATATGAAGGATGCCTTCAAATGA
- the fliG gene encoding flagellar motor switch protein FliG — protein MNYEDMTSLQKAAVALVAFGSEVSALVLQGMPEADLEQITVEIANLRDVPPEIEEKVMEECHQIFMARQYISQGGVDFAQSILEKAVGMNKAQEIMKRLESSITTTGFSLLKDIDAKQLTGFLQNEHPQTISLIITQLNPQHAAAVLSELSPELQSEVALRVATMEKIAPEILREIEQTLEGHFERTGTGEMSISGGAKAIAEILNLIDSSAEKNILQSLEAEDPDLAAEIKNMMFVFDDIVLLDDRSVQRLLKEVETKDLSLALKAASEEVRDKIFSNVSERVSVMIKEEMEFMGPTRLSDVEAAQGRIVEAVRRLEEEGQIIISGRGGKEDIIV, from the coding sequence ATGAACTATGAAGACATGACAAGTCTGCAAAAGGCGGCGGTTGCCCTGGTGGCGTTTGGATCGGAAGTCTCGGCGCTGGTGCTTCAGGGTATGCCGGAAGCCGACCTGGAACAGATCACGGTTGAAATCGCCAATCTGCGCGATGTCCCGCCCGAGATCGAAGAGAAGGTGATGGAAGAATGTCATCAGATCTTCATGGCTCGGCAGTACATTTCTCAGGGTGGTGTCGATTTCGCCCAGTCGATTCTGGAGAAGGCGGTAGGGATGAACAAGGCGCAGGAGATCATGAAGCGCCTTGAGTCATCGATCACCACGACCGGATTCTCATTACTGAAGGACATCGATGCCAAGCAGTTGACCGGTTTCCTGCAAAACGAGCATCCGCAAACCATTTCGCTTATCATCACGCAACTGAATCCTCAACATGCGGCGGCGGTTCTTTCCGAATTAAGTCCTGAGTTGCAGTCGGAAGTTGCCCTGAGAGTGGCGACTATGGAAAAGATCGCTCCGGAGATTCTACGCGAGATAGAACAAACCCTGGAAGGACATTTCGAACGCACCGGAACCGGAGAAATGTCGATCTCCGGCGGCGCCAAGGCTATTGCCGAAATCCTCAATCTGATCGACAGCTCCGCAGAAAAGAACATTCTCCAGTCGCTCGAAGCGGAAGACCCCGATCTGGCGGCTGAGATCAAAAATATGATGTTCGTCTTTGACGATATCGTTCTTCTCGATGACCGCTCCGTCCAGCGTCTGCTTAAGGAGGTTGAGACCAAGGATCTGTCACTGGCGCTCAAGGCGGCCAGCGAAGAGGTCCGCGACAAGATCTTCAGCAACGTTTCCGAACGTGTGTCGGTCATGATCAAGGAAGAGATGGAGTTCATGGGGCCGACGCGTCTGTCCGATGTCGAAGCGGCCCAGGGAAGAATTGTCGAAGCCGTCAGGCGACTCGAAGAAGAAGGCCAGATTATCATCTCCGGCCGCGGCGGCAAAGAGGATATCATTGTCTAG
- a CDS encoding FliI/YscN family ATPase produces MIDVAYDMYSERIANTRTVKHFGKVTQVIGLVIESAGPAVSIGRLCQIENYDSDTRVLAEVVGFRDDRILLMPLGPISGISPGAIVTSTFEQLRLPVGKELIGRILGGLGQPIDGHGPIATTATRPINGRPISPLKRRRIAEPVRTGIRVIDLTCTVGKGQRMGIFSGSGVGKSVTLGMIARGSSADVNVVALIGERGREVREFIERDLGPEGMKNTVVVAVTSDEPALIRIKGAMLATTIAEYFRDLGMDVMLMMDSLTRIAMAQREIGIAIGEPPTTKGYTPSVFALLPNLLERAGLNDKGSITGLYTVLVEGDDFNEPISDAVRSILDGHVALSRRLASLNQYPAVDVLDSISRLMKDISKPEEAALAAEAREIMSVYREAEDLINIGAYAKGSNPRIDRAITKMDELNGLFRQAIMEEVDHEESVKRLGEILVDGKSK; encoded by the coding sequence ATGATCGATGTCGCCTATGACATGTATTCCGAGCGAATCGCCAATACTCGCACGGTCAAGCATTTCGGTAAGGTTACGCAGGTGATTGGGCTGGTAATCGAGTCGGCGGGACCGGCGGTTTCGATAGGCCGGCTGTGCCAGATAGAAAACTACGATTCCGATACGCGGGTGCTGGCTGAAGTGGTCGGTTTTCGTGATGATCGCATTTTGCTGATGCCGTTAGGGCCGATTTCCGGCATCAGTCCGGGAGCCATCGTTACCTCAACTTTCGAACAACTGCGCCTGCCGGTAGGGAAGGAGTTGATCGGGCGCATTCTAGGCGGGCTCGGTCAGCCGATTGACGGGCACGGACCGATTGCCACGACAGCGACTCGACCGATCAACGGCCGTCCGATTTCACCGTTGAAACGTCGCCGTATCGCAGAACCGGTCAGGACAGGTATCAGGGTGATTGATCTGACCTGTACAGTGGGGAAGGGTCAGCGTATGGGAATCTTCTCCGGCAGCGGTGTGGGTAAATCGGTCACACTGGGGATGATAGCCCGGGGTTCGAGCGCCGATGTCAACGTGGTAGCTTTAATCGGTGAGCGCGGTCGTGAGGTGCGCGAGTTTATCGAGCGTGACCTGGGGCCCGAAGGAATGAAAAATACGGTGGTAGTCGCGGTAACCTCGGATGAACCGGCCCTGATAAGAATCAAGGGGGCCATGCTGGCGACTACGATAGCGGAATACTTCCGTGATCTGGGAATGGACGTCATGTTGATGATGGATTCCCTGACGCGAATCGCCATGGCGCAACGCGAAATCGGCATTGCGATTGGTGAACCGCCAACGACCAAGGGGTATACACCCTCGGTGTTTGCGCTCCTGCCGAACCTTCTGGAACGAGCCGGCTTGAACGACAAGGGCTCGATCACCGGTCTTTATACGGTGTTGGTGGAAGGAGATGATTTCAACGAACCGATCTCCGATGCCGTCCGCTCGATTCTCGATGGCCATGTTGCTCTTTCGCGTCGTCTGGCTTCGTTGAATCAGTATCCGGCGGTGGATGTCCTGGATTCTATCTCACGATTGATGAAGGATATCAGTAAGCCGGAAGAAGCTGCCCTGGCGGCTGAAGCACGCGAGATAATGTCGGTTTATCGCGAGGCTGAAGACCTGATCAATATCGGAGCCTACGCCAAAGGATCAAACCCACGGATAGATCGAGCGATCACCAAAATGGATGAGTTGAACGGATTGTTTCGACAGGCGATCATGGAAGAGGTTGACCACGAGGAATCTGTCAAGCGGCTGGGAGAAATCCTGGTCGATGGAAAGAGTAAGTAA
- the fliF gene encoding flagellar basal-body MS-ring/collar protein FliF, translating to MEGTKKLLKNLTDFVGRLSASQVMMLLGVIAGTLVGVVFLVGWLNTVTYTRLYSDLDEQEAGEIAAWLNDNKIEYQLTNGGRTIEVPSSDVYKTRIALATEGLPRNGSMGYSIFDKNNLGMTDFLQNLNFRRALEGELTKTIMQLDEVQAARVHIVMPKERLFREDQKAATASVVLKLKSPGGITKHQVAGISHLVASSVEGLTPDNITIVDYGGNMLSSGTDSDPVVGLSASQLELTQEVEKHLASKAQSMLDEVLGTGKSVVRIAAELNFKQLERTSELFDANNPSVRSEERTKTSSADSDKAPEDQESSSEDESETTITNYELNKTVEHVIDAMGTLDRMSIAVLVDGVYTPAADESGEMVYQPRSPEELDRLQSIVKNAVGFSQERNDQIEMVNIAFDRQNLDQDRQALDSMYTREFYYDIARKVGYFLLLAIALLWARKKLKKFWAGIGRIANQAPRTIVSPEPSAEQTEAESIEDKFDMRKRQPRLVDRMQEAAKEQPEEIARVIKTMMAD from the coding sequence ATGGAAGGGACTAAAAAACTTCTTAAGAACTTAACCGATTTTGTCGGGCGATTGTCCGCCAGTCAGGTAATGATGCTATTGGGTGTTATTGCCGGGACGCTGGTAGGTGTGGTTTTTCTGGTAGGCTGGTTGAATACCGTGACCTATACCCGCCTGTACTCCGATCTGGACGAACAGGAAGCGGGAGAAATCGCCGCCTGGCTTAACGACAACAAGATCGAGTATCAGTTGACGAACGGAGGACGCACGATTGAGGTGCCTTCGTCCGATGTCTACAAGACTCGTATCGCATTGGCAACCGAAGGGCTCCCGCGCAACGGTTCGATGGGTTATTCGATCTTTGACAAGAACAACCTCGGCATGACCGACTTTCTGCAAAACCTGAATTTTCGCAGGGCCTTGGAGGGCGAGTTAACCAAGACGATCATGCAGTTGGATGAGGTTCAAGCGGCCCGGGTGCATATCGTGATGCCCAAGGAACGGTTGTTCCGTGAGGATCAAAAGGCGGCGACCGCTTCCGTGGTGCTCAAACTGAAAAGCCCCGGCGGAATAACCAAACACCAGGTAGCGGGGATTTCACATCTGGTAGCATCATCGGTTGAGGGACTGACACCGGATAATATCACTATCGTTGATTACGGTGGTAATATGCTTTCGTCAGGAACCGATTCCGATCCGGTGGTCGGGCTCAGCGCCTCGCAGTTGGAGCTGACTCAGGAAGTGGAGAAGCACCTGGCCAGCAAAGCCCAGTCGATGCTTGACGAGGTGCTCGGTACGGGCAAGTCGGTGGTGCGAATCGCGGCCGAGTTGAATTTCAAGCAACTCGAACGAACCTCGGAGTTGTTCGATGCGAACAACCCGTCAGTACGGTCGGAAGAACGCACCAAGACCAGCAGCGCCGATTCCGACAAAGCCCCCGAGGATCAGGAAAGTTCTTCGGAGGACGAGTCGGAAACGACCATTACCAATTACGAGTTGAACAAAACGGTTGAGCATGTCATCGACGCGATGGGAACGCTAGACCGGATGTCCATCGCGGTTTTGGTCGACGGTGTCTATACGCCGGCTGCGGATGAAAGCGGAGAAATGGTTTACCAGCCGCGTTCGCCCGAGGAACTGGATCGACTGCAATCGATCGTTAAGAATGCGGTGGGATTCAGCCAGGAACGTAATGACCAGATCGAAATGGTCAACATCGCTTTCGACCGTCAAAATCTGGATCAAGACCGTCAGGCGCTCGATTCGATGTACACCCGCGAGTTCTATTACGACATTGCCCGCAAGGTAGGTTATTTCTTGTTGCTGGCCATCGCTCTTCTTTGGGCGAGGAAGAAGCTCAAGAAATTCTGGGCCGGTATCGGTCGTATTGCCAATCAGGCGCCGCGAACGATAGTTTCGCCGGAACCGTCAGCCGAGCAGACCGAAGCGGAATCGATAGAAGACAAATTCGATATGAGAAAACGGCAGCCGAGATTGGTCGACCGTATGCAGGAAGCGGCCAAGGAGCAGCCTGAGGAAATAGCCCGAGTCATCAAGACCATGATGGCCGACTGA